Proteins from a single region of Mytilus trossulus isolate FHL-02 chromosome 2, PNRI_Mtr1.1.1.hap1, whole genome shotgun sequence:
- the LOC134706758 gene encoding uncharacterized PE-PGRS family protein PE_PGRS24-like isoform X18 has protein sequence MVQHLKKMKFIIFLCFIVSIAAQQQNQRQTTGFGGGRPGGGGTTTFGGAGAGGGTQRGFPGGGGAGPFGGFGPPGAQFGGGPGGRFGFPGGRPGGPPGSPFGFGGPPGFGAPPPGFGGRPGGQFGGFGGPGGRPGGQFNPFGGPPGGQGGQFGNGAGTLGAFGGDGGAGNSLVGTAFGTGTPGTTGTTTQTGTQTGTQPSTQTSTTGGGANAFGQQGGGAGQFGNGQDASPFGGQQFGLPPFGGMNGPPPPFGQFGGPDMNPFGGGGAGMNPFGGGGAGMNPFGGGGAGMNPFGGGGAGMNPFGAAGGGMNPFGGGAPTGQFGGGAGAGQFGGGAGLGQFGGATPTGQFGGGAGLGQFGGATPTGQFGGGAGLGQFGGATPTGQFGGGAGLGQFGGGSTTGQFGGGNALGNAGGAGAGLGFGNGLNVGTLPSTGLFTELGQGSTLIDPVTGNRVRPLTNDVANNAIATRRGQTALRRGGRDPRQGVTVQRTRVFPRQFTNRRRVLATRRRNALRTRTGAGTGTGFLFPTNSLSMSTVDLANFANFGQPDIFPAGIAMQGDNTAPTGLQNIMGLSEFGLPANSGLSSNSDMTSFFPANSVSAQGDSFDPSNFGIGRQQENALGQDVGIVQREPADMLSNANSDGFGPSNALGTFTQMMTPERNDLNMSSRTFTEWSRISNNPQEDAEWSSTGSSSSTGTQLPSQTLGTSNTAGTNGAPSLENELISFLGLDPQFTMPSLGTSGANQG, from the exons ATGGTACAACATCTGAAGAAAatgaaattcataatttttctcTGTTTTATCGTTTCTATAGCAG CCcaacaacaaaatcaaagacaaaCGACAGGTTTTGGCGGAGGAAGACCAGGAGGCGGCGGTACAACTACCTTCGGTGGTGCAGGTGCTGGTGGGGGAACACAAAGAGGTTTTCCAGGAGGAGGTGGTGCTGGACCATTCGGGGGTTTTGGACCACCAGGTGCACAATTCGGAGGCGGTCCAGGTGGACGTTTTGGATTTCCGGGGGGTCGTCCGGGTGGTCCTCCGGGTTCCCCATTTGGATTTGGTGGACCTCCAGGTTTTGGAGCCCCTCCACCCGGATTTGGTGGTAGACCAGGTGGACAGTTCGGAGGCTTTGGAGGTCCAGGCGGCAGACCAGGTGGCCAGTTTAATCCATTTGGGGGTCCACCGGGTGGACAAGGAGGACAATTTGGAAATGGAGCTGGTACACTAGGAGCGTTTGGTGGAGATGGAGGAGCTGGAAACTCATTAGTTGGCACAGCATTTGGAACTGGAACACCAGGAACAACAGGAACAACCACTCAAACAGGCACTCAAACAGGCACTCAACCAAGCACTCAAACAAGCACTACAGGTGGTGGAGCAAATGCATTTGGACAACAAGGTGGCGGTGCTGGACAGTTTGGCAATGGTCAAGATGCTTCACCTTTTGGTGGACAACAATTTGGACTTCCACCGTTTGGTGGAATGAATGGACCTCCACCGCCATTTGGACAATTTGGTGGTCCTGATATGAATCCATTTGGTGGTGGTGGCGCTGGTATGAATCCATTTGGCGGTGGCGGCGCTGGTATGAATCCATTTGGCGGTGGCGGCGCTGGTATGAATCCATTTGGTGGTGGCGGCGCTGGTATGAATCCATTTGGTGCTGCTGGCGGTGGTATGAATCCATTTGGTGGAGGGGCACCAACAGGACAGTTTGGAGGCGGAGCAGGTGCAGGACAGTTTGGAGGCGGGGCAGGTCTTGGACAATTTGGAGGTGCAACACCTACAGGACAGTTTGGAGGTGGGGCAGGTCTTGGACAATTTGGAGGTGCAACACCTACAGGACAGTTTGGAGGTGGAGCAGGTCTTGGACAATTTGGAGGTGCGACACCAACAGGACAGTTTGGAGGTGGGGCAGGACTTGGACAGTTCGGAGGTGGGTCAACCACAGGGCAATTTGGAGGTGGAAATGCACTAGGAAATGCTGGCGGAGCTGGGGCAGGGCTTGGATTTGGAAATGGCCTTAATGTGGGAACTTTACCATCAACAGGTCTGTTTACAGAATTAGGTCAAGGTTCCACGTTAATTGACCCAGTAACGGGTAACAGAGTACGACCCCTGACAAATGATGTAGCCAATAATGCTATTGCAACACGAAGAGGGCAAACAG CACTCAGGCGAGGCGGTAGAGATCCCAGGCAGGGTGTTACAGTGCAAAGAACAAGAGTATTCCCAAGGCAATTTACAA ATAGAAGACGAGTTTTAGCCACACGGCGGCGGAATGCTTTAAGAACAC gaacaggcGCTGGCACCGGAACAG GATTTCTTTTTCCAACAAACTCACTTTCAATGAGTACAG TTGACCTtgcaaattttgctaactttgGCCAACCTGATATCTTTCCTGCGGGAATTGCGATGCAAGGAGATAATACTGCACCTACAGGACTTCAAAATATAATGGGGCTTTCAGAGTTTGGTTTGCCAGCAAATAGTGGACTTTCTTCCAATTCAGACATGACCTCGTTTTTTCCTGCAAATAGCGTAAGTGCACAAGGCGATTCATTTGATCCTTCGAATTTTGGAATAGGAAGACAACAAGAAAATGCTTTGGGTCAAGATGTTGGAATAGTTCAAAGAGAACCTGCCGATATGTTATCGAATGCAAATTCCGATGGATTTGGACCAAGTAATGCATTGGGAACGTTTACACAGATGATGACACCAG AGagaaatgatttaaatatgtCGAGTAGGACCTTTACTGAATGGAGTCGAATATCCAACAACCCACAAGAAGATGCAGAGT GGAGTAGCACCGGTTCCTCATCGTCAACTGGAACTCAATTACCATCACAAACTCTCGGAACATCGAACACAGCTGGAACTAATG